A region of Vitis riparia cultivar Riparia Gloire de Montpellier isolate 1030 chromosome 1, EGFV_Vit.rip_1.0, whole genome shotgun sequence DNA encodes the following proteins:
- the LOC117921811 gene encoding nuclear transport factor 2B — MDPDAVAKAFVEHYYSTFDANRANLANLYQESSMLTFEGQKIQGSPNIVAKLTSLPFQQCQHSITTVDCQPSGPAGGMLVFVSGNLQLAGEQHALKFSQMFHLMPTPQGSFYVLNDIFRLNYA; from the exons ATGGATCCAGACGCCGTAGCAAAGGCCTTCGTGGAGCACTACTACTCCACCTTCGATGCCAATCGTGCCAACCTCGCTAACTTATATCAGGAGTCATCGATGTTGACTTTCGAAGGTCAGAAGATCCAAGGGTCACCTAACATCGTCGCCAAGCTCACCAGTCTTCCCTTCCAGCAGTGCCAGCACAGCATCACCACCGTCGATTGCCAGCCTTCCGGGCCCGCCGGTGGTATGCTCGTCTTCGTCTCCGGCAACCTCCAGCTCGCCGGCGAACAGCACGCCCTCAAGTTCAGCCAG aTGTTCCATCTGATGCCAACACCACAGGGAAGCTTTTATGTGTTGAATGACATATTCCGCTTGAATTATGCATGA
- the LOC117911365 gene encoding uncharacterized protein LOC117911365 encodes MDNVELLQLAIRRLADEKKNGRASVADDDLLSRLIFQLESLREDGAIKQPKSSVEPNELHSPAVGEMEVKSMATNEVDAGSAEIGTEEIIKELKKVERQNSITHWLLSTMIVLILGWQLSEFSLILKVKEGLNHPFRSFGNLVIGLLKGPANNGQDAEKQSSSTKKPQIETPPLPLRIPELPHVDLPVLGLNGEGD; translated from the exons ATGGACAACGTGGAGCTCTTACAGCTCGCCATCCGCCGGCTCGccgatgaaaagaaaaatggccGAGCCTCCGTCGCCGACGATGATCTCCTCTCCAGATTGATTTTTCAG TTGGAATCACTGAGAGAGGATGGTGCAATCAAACAACCCAAATCATCTGTTGAACCGAACGAGCTACATTCGCCTGCTGTTGGTGAAATGGAGGTGAAGAGTATGGCTACGAATGAGGTGGATGCTGGTAGTGCTGAAATAGGAACTGAAGAAATCATCAAAGAGCTAAAGAAGGTGGAGAGGCAGAATTCCATAACTCACTGGCTTCTTTCGACCATGATTGTCCTCATTCTTGGCTGGCAATTGTCGGAGTTCTCCCTCATTTTGAAAGTTAAAGAAGGATTAAACCATCCATTTAGATCCTTTGGGAATTTGGTTATAGGGTTGCTAAAAGGCCCAGCTAACAATGGCCAGGATGCTGAAAAACAATCCTCATCGACAAAGAAACCCCAGATTGAAACACCTCCACTCCCTCTCAGAATTCCAGAGCTCCCCCATGTGGATTTGCCAGTACTGGGGTTGAATGGTGAGGGAGACTAA